The DNA region CTGTAGAGGTCTGGATAAAATTCACGGAGTTGAAAAAATGAAAATGAAATCCCTGTCGGCCATCGCTCTGCTGGCGCTTTCTTTAGGTACGCTGGCGGGTTGCGCCTCGAATCAATCGATTAAGACCACTGATGGCCGCACAATTGTTACTGATGGAAAACCCCAGATTGATTCAGATACGGGGCTGGTTTCTTATCGCGATGCTCAGACCGGAAAAACCGAGCAAATTAATCGCAATGAGATTAGTAATATGAGTGAACTCGACAACTAATATAAGGTGAATAAGATGAAAAAAGCGCTGATTCTGCCTCTCGCCGCGTTGATCGGTATGACCGTATTAACCGGCTGCACCCGTACCAGCTATGCAATTCAGACCAATGACGGCCGGACCATCATCAGTGATGGCAAGCCTTCTGAGTCTGATGCCGGCCTGCTGGCCTACACCGATGCCAACGGTGTGAAGCAACAGATCAATAAAGCAGACGTTAAAGCGGTTTCTGAAGTTCCGCACAAATAAACCTGCTGCTGTCGCCTGATAAATAAAGCCGCCCGTGGGCGGCTTTATTTTTGCCTGCAGCGACGGCGAAAGCGTCGCCGCACGGATGTGACGGCATCGCTCTCTTCATCCGGTTTTTCTGTCGCGCATCGCGATGAATTTGACAAAAGGAAAGAAGCCGGGCTTTTTGCTTATCTGAATTTCAGGCCAGCTTGCCTCTTTTAACCACCCTGACTGTTCAGCCTTCGCCAGTCTCTCAATCTGTGCCTGATTTTATGCTTAGCTTTTAGCTGTTTATCGTTGCGCTTAAAGGTTCCGTTTATTTTCAGCAATTCTGCGCCTCCTGCCCCTGTCGCCGTGGGCTTTTAGTCCGGCGCGCGGTTCACTAAACTGTCAGTGTCGCTATTTAATCAGGAGGTAGCAGATGATTTATCATGAAAAAGATGTCGGCCATATTATTCTCGGGGAAGCCACCATTAATCTGGCCTTTGAAGAGCAGGAAATTACCCTGGCGTCCCTGATTCGACAGCTGGGCGTGATGGCGGAGAACGAGCAGAGCGACGAGCGCGTTGCGCAGATTGCCGATGCACGTAACTGGCTGAAAAGTTTTGTGGACGCCTCTTCGCGCGATCGGGCCGAACTTAACTGGCTGGTCGAAACCGGGCAGGCACCGGCTTTCCTCAAAGATTACCGGTGATCTTTTGCCGTTCTGACGGTCGTTCTGCGCCGGGTGCCAGCCCGTTTTCTGGCACCCATCCGTCACGTTTCGCTTACCGGTTTTGCCGTTTCGCTGTCCCGATTTCCGGGCATGAATAAAAATCATCCGGACATTGCCGAAATAGCTGTACAGATCACTCGTTTTTGTATAACTTCGCGCCTGACCGAACGTTTTTACACCACCTTTCAGGAAATAAACCATGTACCCGAACCAGAGACTGCCGCGGACGGCAGACGATATTGCCCGTTATTTTAACGCGGCAAGCCTGCCTTCACAGCAAGAGACGCTGGGACAGGTGGTGGTTGAAATTCTGCATGCCGGAATGAATGTGAATCGCAAGTCGATTTGCACCAAGCTTCTGCTTCGGCTTGAAACCGCCTCGACAGAAGAGGAAGAGCGTCACTACCGTACGCTGATCGGCCTGCTGTTCGGGCGTTAAGCGACCGCCACCTGCTCTTTCTCCTTGATACCGGCGTCATGTTGCGCCGACAGATTCCTGTGGCCTGCGGGCGGATCGGGATGATGAGGCGATTTTTGCCCGGTGAAAGGGCTTGGATGTGAGGATGAGGAGAAGCCCGTTGCGAAAGCGGCAGGCCGCAGAGGATGGCGGGCGTTCTGACCGCAATTATCCCAGCACTTTCAGTGCCAGTGCCAGCGTCTCCTGCTCATTGGTCACGTCACCGACCTTGCCCACCACCCGCATACCAAAGGCGATGCAGAGGATCAGACCAGCTGCCGCTTCACTGTCCAGCGTATTATCGATTGAGCCATCCTTCTTCCCCAGCTCCAGCAGCGTCACCAGAAAGCGCTGATTACGCTGAACCACGTCGTTGATGCGCTGTGCCATCGCCGCATCCAGGGTTTGTAGCGCAATCGCGCTGGCGACGACCAGACAGCCGCGCCGTCCCTCTGCTGCCCGGGCCGAGTCCAGATAGAACTGCAGGAGTTCGGTGACTTTTTCCCGTCCGCTGACGCAGGGCGCCAGACGACGACGCAGATCGGCGTTACGCAGCGCCAGATAGCGCTCGAACACCAGCAGGAACAGCGAACGTTTATCTTTAAAGGCTTTGTAGATGCTGCCTGCGGAGAGGTTCATCGCCTCACCCAGATCGGTTATCGAGGCCGCGTGATACCCTTTTTGCCGGAAAACGGTCATGGCGTTATCCAGAGCCTGTTCGATATCGAACTCTCTGGGGCGTCCCCGCTCTCTGTTTTTATGCGCTATGGCTGTCGTGATCATCGTTACCGGTCTGAGATCGTGCATTCCTGTCAAAATCGACAGGGATTCTATCCCAGGCACGGGCATCAAGTATAGATGGCTGGCGCGACAGCGCGTCATCTGCACCCGTCCCGCCACCGGCCATGCTGCCCGCAGACCCCGTATCCGCTGGTTCTGCCCCCTCTCCGGCAGGGGCTCCGCCGTAGCCCAATTTGCGCTTATTCAGACAATAACGGTATCTCTGTGCTGCCTTTTTCTTCCTGCCCGGCGCGCTGCGCAGCATTGATTTTCATCAGCCAGAAGGTGAATTGCTTTATTAACAGGCTGGCATGATTTTCGTTATCCGCCTGGCATAAATAGAGCCGGGTTTTTACCGCGCTGCTATCGTCGATCGCATAGATCTCATAGTCGGTATGATGACGGGACAGGATGATGGTAGTGAAAGAGATGGCGGGCCACTGCCTCACTCTGGCTTCAAACTGGGTAAAATTCATGATATCTACCTGGTTACAGACCTTAACAACCCGATGATTAACTGCTCATCGAACCAGGAAAAGCATAACCTCCCGAATCATTTTACGCGTGTTAAAAAAAGCTTTTAGCGGACGTCCTTCAGCGCCCCCTTCCCCCTTTTCAGGAAATGAAAGGGTGAACGCCTCTGCTGGCTTGACCGAAACGGCCAATCGGTAATACTGTATTTATATACAGCTATTATTAAGGCCAGGCTATGCTCGTTTTCAGACCCGCAACATCTCACCCAGTTCTGCTCCCATCATGCCGCGCCCGTCACCGCATGACAGACCAGCAGGTTGCTGATTATCCACCGCAGGCTGCAGGTCGCTGATGTTCGCCCTGGTTGATGTCAACGCCTTCTATGCCTCGTGCGAAACCGTCTTCAGGCCCGATCTGAGAGGAAAGCCCGTCTGTATTCTGAGTAACAACGATGGCTGTATTATCTCCCGCTCCGCCGAGGCAAAAAAACTCGGAATAAAAATGGGTGCGCCCTATTTCAAAATAAAAGATGAGCTGCAGCGCCTGAATGTGCACGTATTCAGCTCTAACTACACGCTCTACGCGGATATGAGTAACCGGATAATGACCACGCTGGAGGCGATCTCTCCTGCCGTTGAGATCTATTCAATCGATGAGGCCTTCGTCGATCTGACCGGGGTTCACCATTGCCGTGTGCTGGAAGAGTTCGGACACGAGATCCGTAACCGCATTAAGCAGGATACTCATCTGACCGTCGGTGTCGGTATTGCGCAAACCAAAACCCTGGCAAAACTGGCTAATCATGCCGCCAAAAAGTGGTCAAAAACGCGCGGTGTCGTCGATCTCTCCAGTGTGGAACGCCAGAAGAAGCTGATGGCGCTGATACCGGTGGAGGATGTCTGGGGCGTGGGTCGCCGCATCAGCCAGAAACTGAATGGTATGGGCATCATGACCGCAAAAGATTTAGCGGACCAGAGCACCTGGGTGATCCGGAAGCACTTCAATGTCGTGCTGGAGCGCACCGTCAGGGAGCTGCGCGGCGAGTCATGCCTGGATCTGGAGTCCTGCCCGCCCACTAAACAGCAGATCATGTGCTCCCGCTCCTTTTCAGCGCGCATCACGACTTATGCGGACATGCGGGAAGCGGTTTGCAACTATGCGGTAAGAGCGGCCGAGAAACTTCGTCTGGAGGGGCAGTACTGTCGCCAGGTGACCGTTTTTGTTCGCACCAGTCCGCATGCGGAGGGCGAAGCCTTTTATGGCAATCAGGCGATGGCGCAGTTACCGTTTCCGACCTGCGATACCCGTGACATCATCCGCGTGGCGATCGACGCGCTGAATCGTATCTGGCTGGAGGGCTGCCGCTACATGAAGGCGGGCGTCACGCTGGGTGACTTCTACAGCCAGGGCGTGACGCAGCTTACTCTTTTTGATGAGTTTCAGCCCCGCCCTGACAGTGAGGCGCTGATGCGCGTGGTCGATGGCCTGAACCAGAGTGGCAAAGCGAAGCTGTGGTTTGCCGGTCAGGGTGTCCAGAAGGCCTGGGCGATGAAGCGCGACATGCTCTCTCCGGCCTATACCACCCGCTATCAGGATCTGCCTGTCGCAAAATAGCGGCAGCGTTGGCGAGCCAGCACCCGGCCGCTGAGACGTTCACAGAGCCGCGGCCGCACGGGTCACAGGCAGCCCCTGGATGGGTCAGTTCACGACCTGTTCGCGCGCGCTCTGGCGGAGAGAGGCGCTCTGCATGCCGCCGGAGAGATCGCCTGCCGGTGAGCCTGCGCGAACCTCAGGCTCACCGGCAATGCGCCTCGCGCCCGCATCCGGGCGGCGGCGTTGCGTTAAACCGCGCACCGCATCAGTGCGTCGCTTTAATCACAAAGGTGACAACACCAAACACCTCCAGCACATCTTCGGTCCGGATAGCGATCGGTTTGAATTGAGTATTCATCGGCATCAGTTGCAGGCAGGGGTGAAGCTGAAGACGCTTAACGGTGAACTCGCCGTCGACGGCGGCGACCACAATATCGCCGTGGGCGGCGGTAAGGGAGCTGTCGACCACCAGCATATCGCCATCGTTAATGCCCGCCTCAATCATCGACTCGCCGCTGACGCGGACAAAATAGGTGGCGCTGGGATGCTGGACCATCAGCGCATTCAGATCGATGCGCTGCTCAACATAATCCTGCGCCGGAGAGGGAAAGCCGCAGGGCACACGTTCGATATAGAGCGGCAGAGGCAGGATAGCGCGAATGTCCGCAGGTTTAATGAATTCCACAATTTCACTCCTTTTTCAGATTACTGTATATAAATACAGTAATAGCTATTCCCCCTTTTAATCAAGTGACCTGGCCCTTTTTTAAGTAAAGCCTCTGATGACCCGACACTTTTTTTTAATCGCCCTTTTTTCATTGCCGGGATAGTAAACAAAAACGGGTTACTTTCAGCGCAGCGGTGAAATATTTCCGTCATCGGCTTACAGTAATGCCACTTATTAATGACGCCGTGAATGATTCTGACTTAAGGAAAATCTGACATCCGCTTTCCGGTCCGGAGAGCGGTTTGAATATGACCGGTGAGCGGGTTATTCTGCTTTTTTTTCAGGCATGGAGGAGTTATGGCAGACGACGAGCGCATCAGAAAACTGGAAGAGACGGTGGCACAGCTAACGGTGGAGACCACGGTATTAAAGGCGATACTGGGGCAGCAAATAGCGCTGAATAATCTCAATTACAAAGGCAAATTTGACGATGTACTGGCGGCGCTGGCGAAGGAATATGCCGACCGCGGACTGGACGAGGGAAATAATCAGGCCATTCATGATGCCCTGCGGCAGTATATTAAGTATGAGCCTCCCGGCATGGAATAAACGCCCTTCCGGCAGCGTCTGCCTGCCGGATTGAACCGGCACGGCTGAACGCTGCCCCGGCCTGCGGCCACCGCGTCAGGCGCACGTCCCGGCATTACATTCCGCTGTCACTCTCCAGCGCATCCTGAATCGCATCGGCCAGATTCGCTATTTCATTCGCCACAGCCTGCAGATCCCAGGAGGTCTTCGAGCCGGTTGCGGAAGTTGAGGCGCTGACGGACTCTTTTGCGACAGAGAGCGCAGCCGCGACAGCAACCGCGCGTTTGTGTTGTTCCTGGGTGATGCCCGCAGCGGGGATCGCGAAATAGTCGTGGACCATGATCGTTTCCTTGTAATGGATAAGGGGTCAACCTTAGCTGTCTGAACCGGAGGTGTGAAGTGAATTATGCTGAGCCGCGTGCCGGACGGACAGGAATGCGACAGCCGGATACGATCCTGCACATTTTCCGCCCTGAAACCTGTACAGGTTTTGCGGCGATCCGCCGTCAGAAACGCGGTTCAGCACCCTGCTGTAGCGGTAAAATATCCTGCATCGCCAGCCCCTGAAATCCCCCGCTCACAGAGAATAATCATAACCCATTGTATTTGATAGTTTAATAGAACTATCGCCATAATCGCCCTTAAAGATGCATTTCAGATACACCACCGACCAGAAAATTTTTGTCAAATTTCGTTGTACAAGTTTGCCAATCTTGTATAACTTTACCTCGTGATATTAAATCACTCGTAACGAAAGGTGCCTTGCACCGCATCTGAAGGTGTTGTGGATTTCCACCTTCAGATGCAATTTTTTTTGCGTCAGTCGCTTAGCGGACCGCAATAAACCTGTCTCCCCAATTTTTTATGAGGCCTGACCATGCAAACAACGATGAACACAGAGTCTCAGATTTCTGATTACTTCATGAACTCTGGTACCGCGCTGAGCACGGAACAGCAGGTCATTACTGCCGTCCATGCCGAACTCGCTCGCGCAAAAGCCCACGTTTCCGATAAAGATATCGTACTGGGCCTGATTCACCACCTGGAGAGCGAACGTGACGTGATGAAGCAGGATATCTACCGTCAGGCGCTTGAACACGTTCTTCAGCGCGCGTCGGTGACCAGCGCCAGCTGATAACCTGTGTCTGTTATGAGGGAACGCGAATTAGCACGGATGCATTTCCCGACCGGAATCGGCCCCATTTTTTGGGGCTTTTTTATTTCTGCCCCTCCCCGCACCTGCATCCCCTTCCCGGCACCGTGCTGACGCCGCACACATAACCCTATATCGCTCCGCTTAAAGGCTATTTTGCCGATTATTTCACCATTAATCCCGGTTAATTGCTCTCGTTCCGCTTTATTTATCCGTTATCTGTGTCCAGGCTTTTTCTGCATCCACTGCAAACACAGACGAGGAAAATAATCATGTTTCATCATTCATCAAAACTTCAATTCCCGGTTCGTGTGGAAAAACCCGATCCTGAATTTGCCATGCTGCTCCAGCAGGCCATCGGCGGCGTCGAGGGTGAGATTCGTGTAGCGATGCAATATTTTTTCCAGGCGATGGGCGCGCGGGGAGATGTCCGGATCCGCGATCTGCTGATCTCGACCGCGACGGAAGAGCTGAGCCATATCGAAATGCTGGGCTACGCCGTGGCACTGAACCTTGAAGGCGCCCCGCTCTCGTATCAGGAAGCGTCGGCGAAAGATCCGGTGGTCAACGCCATTCTGGGCGGCATGAATCCGCGCCATATCCTCTCGTCGGGGCTGGCGGCGATGCCGGTCAACGCCAACGGCATGCCGTTTGATATGAGCCACATCTACGCCTCCGGCAACGTGGCCGCCGACATGCTGGCGAACGTCACCGCAGAAGCGACCGGCCGCGTCCTGGCGACCCGGCTCTACAACATGACCGAAGATAAGGGCATGAAGGATTTCCTCTCCTTCCTGATCGCCCGTGACACCCTGCACCAGCAGCAGTGGCTGGCCGTCATCGAAGAGATGGGCGGTCTGAACGCCTCGCTGCCGATCCCGAACAGCTTCCCGCAGGAGCATGAAGCGCAGGAGCACGCCTATTACTGCCTGAATACCTCGCTGGATAAGCCGCTGCCGGAAGGCCGCTGGAGCAGCGGTCCGGCTTACGATGGCCGGGGGCAGTTCAGCGCGAAACAGCAGCCCGATATTCTGGGCGATGAGCCGCTGCTCGGTAACGCCCGTCCCGGTTCCGGCGCCCAGTCAGAGCAGATTGACGGCATCACCCCACCAAAACCCTGATCGCGCACCGGTCCGGGCCTGATGCCCGGACCAGCTTACCCTGTCTTTTATGGAGAAAACGTCATGTCATCCACTCAGCGTCCACAGCCCCCTTTCGCAGAACAGCAGCAGAGCTGGCCTGGCAGCACCGCCGCGATGCAGCCTCAGCCCGATCACGGCGAAGAGAGCTATCAGGGTTCAGGCCGTCTGGCGGGTAAAAAAGCGATTATTACCGGCGGCGACTCCGGCATCGGCCGGGCCGTTGCCATTGCGTTTGCCCGCGAAGGTGCCGATGTGCTGATTTCCTATCTTGATGAGCATGAGGATGCGCAGGATACCGCCCGGCGAGTTGAGGCAGCGGGCCAGAAGGCGCTGCTGGTGCCCGGCGACATTACCGAGGCGTCACACTGCAACGCGCTGGTCGACCAGGCAGTCGAGGCGTTTGGCGAAATCCATATTCTGGTGAACAACGCGGCCTATCAGATGACGCGCGAATCGCTGGATGCGATCAGCGATGATGAGTTTGATCGGACGATGAAGACCAACCTCTATGCGATGTTCTACCTCAGCAAAGCGGCCACGCGGCATATGCCGGCGGGCGGGTCGATCATTAATACCGCCTCCATCAATGCCGACCAGCCGAAGCCGAAGCTGCTCGCCTACTCCGCCACCAAGGCCGCCATCGTGAACTTTTCCGGCGGCCTGGCGGCCCTGCTGGCTGAAAAAGGGATCCGGGCCAATGCTGTCGCACCCGGTCCGATCTGGACGCCGCTGATCCCCTCGACCATGCCGGTTGAGCAGGTGAAGAATTTCGGCAGCGAAGTGCCGCTGCAGCGTGCCGGTCAGCCTGCGGAGCTGGCACCCACCTATGTGATGCTGGCCAGCGATGAGTCCAGCTACATTTCAGGGGCCACCCTCGCCGTGACCGGCGGCGTCGCCATTATTTAACCGGCTGTTCCCCGGCCGATTCCGCCTGCGGGTCGGCCACCAGCTGCTGCGCTATCCCCCACTCGAAGAGCGGTTCGCGCGCCAGATTCTTCATCTTCACTTCGCACATGATGTCGAACTCCCGGAACGACAGCGCCCACGCATTCAGCGTCGGATTAAAGAAATAATCGGAGTGCGCCCGCAGTTTGCTTTTGCTCACCCCCAGCTGCTGCTGATCGGGCCAGCCCTGTGCCGGAATGATCCCCTCCTGCGAAATCGAATAGTGCAGCACCGGACGCACGCCGCGCCAGGAGTCAATCACTCTTGCCACACGCGCATCATCGGGCTGGATAAACGCGCTCTCTTTTACCCAGTGATGATGGATATCCAGCACCACCGGACAGAGCGGCGCCGCCTGCAGCACATCCTCCAGCGAGCAGGAGATCTCATCGTTCTCCACCGTCAGCATCCGCCGCGCTTCCGGGCTGAGCCGGTTAAACGACTGCTTAAAGCCGTCGAAGCCCGCTTTGCCGTTCATATGGATGTTGATTTTAAAATCCTGGAAGGTTTTGCCGTAGCCCATCAGGCAGGCACAAAGGGTGTGATACTCCACATCCTCCAGCGCGCGCGTCACCACATCAGGGTTGTCGGAGGCCAGCACGGTGTACTGCCCCGGATGGAAGGAGAGCCGGATCTGATGCGTCCGCGCCAGCTCGCCGCAGCGGGCAAACTGTGAATGGAGGGCCGGCAGAAATTCAGCAAACAGCGGTGCGGCTTCGGGCACCGTGTAGAGAGGCAGCAGATCGCTGCCGATACGCATCATTCTGAGGGACGGCGGTAAGGTCGCCAGCTGCTCCAGCGTCAGGAAGAGATGATTGAGGTTGGTGACGGTGATCTCATACAGCAGCTGATAGCGCTCGTCGTGCGATAAACTCAAGAAGCGTTTACGGGTGGTCGCGCGAAACGGGAAAAACTGTTTACCCTCGGGGTTGAGATACTTACATGCAAAGCCTAATTTCATGTCTGCTCCTGATTTATGCTTATCAGAAGTGTAACAGGCCGCTGGCGACCGGCCAGTCGTGCGCCACGGCACTGAGCAGAATAACCGCAGCAGGCGGCTGACAGAGGGGGAGACGCGGCTGCCCGCCGCAGCGTGCGGCGATCGCCTGGGCCGGCCCCTTCGCTCTGTAAAGTGTGTGGAAACGTGTTCTGATGGCCGACCGGGCCGCGAAACGAGCCCGGTCGGGGTCGTGAGAAAGCCGTGCCCGGCCACGCTTAACTACCCGCCGTGTTGCGCGGATCAGCCGGGCCGCTGCCCCACTCAGTGATGCAGCATCTCATCCACGACCTGCGGATTGGTCATCTGATAAGGGTAATAGGTCGGCCAGTTCTCCATCTCCGTCAGCAGCGCCTGCTGCGACACGTTGCCCATAAAAATATGGAAATGCGCAGACTTGCGTGGGCCGATGGTGTGATCGCTGAACTGCACAAATTTAGGCGCTTTGCTGCCGGCATCCTGGCACTCAAACAGGTAACGCACCCCTTTTTTACCTGACGTATAGGTCAGGATTTTATGGCCCGCGTAGCGGTAGTGACAGGCGTTGACCTGCTCCCCGACGTGAAACTCCATTACGCCGTTTTCGATGCCGATGGTCGCAACGTCGGTGGCGTAGCCTTTGCGGTAATAGTCTTTAATCGCCTCGGCTGTTTTACCGGGCGTCTGCTGCGCCTTCTTCTGCCAGACCGGGTCCAGCTCACCGCTCTGCAGCAGCGGATAGACCGACTGCCACAGTCCGTCCCAGTCGGAGAGCGGACGATCTTTCACATCGCTGTCAGCAAAAACCCCTTCTGCCGCCTTCTGCTCCATCGCAGACAACGGTTTACCCTGTGCGTGCGTGCCGTGCGCCAGCGCCTGCTGGCTGATTAACAGCGCCCCGATCACTCCAATCCACTGACCTGTCTGATTTGCCAAAACCTTATCCTCACTCGCTGTTACAATGGCGCAAAATGTTATGATATAACATTTCTTAATTCAACGAAAAGTTTCCGGTTGTGACGTTAATTTTACTTACCGATCGATGACCGCTTCCGGCTCCTGCGCTGGCCCGCTGGCGGACGACGCCCGGACGCACCCGAACCAGGTTGCCCGTACGGCGGGCGCGGCCTGGCTCGCCGCTAAGCCAGACGGCATGCGGCCCCGATAAGCGTAGCGACAGGAGAGGCGCAGAGATAAGCGGCGGTTTTTATCCGGACAAAAAAGGAACGCGCGACGCAGTTAAATGGCCGCTTAATCCTCAGTATTGTTCAGGTTGTTCTATATTTAGTGTCGTCGAAAGTTAAACAACCGCTGGAGCATGGATTAATGTCGAAAGATACAGAGAAGAAACCCCTGAGTGAACGTGCCCCCACCACCGGTCCCGAATCCTCAGAACCGGGTCTGGGATCGCTGGCCCCCAAAGATGGTTCGCATCAGCCCCCCGCTGAACCGACACCGCCCGGCAAACAGCCTACCGCACCGGGCAGCCTGAAAGCTCCGCAGACACACAACGCCAAACTTGACCAGCTTGAAGCCAGCCGGAAAAACGGCACCCATCAGGCGCTGACCACCAATCAGGGCACGCGCATCGCCAACGACCAGAACTCCCTGACCGCCGGGTCGCGCGGGCCGACGCTGCTGGAAGACTTTATCCTGCGTGAGAAGATCACGCACTTTGACCACGAACGTATCCCGGAGCGTATCGTCCACGCCCGTGGTTCGGCCGCCCATGGCTACTTCCAGCCTTACCGCTCACTGACAGATCTGACCAAAGCGCAGTTCCTCAGTGATCCGGAGCAGACCACGCCTGTCTTTGTCCGTTTCTCCACGGTTCAGGGCGGTGCCGGTTCAGCGGATACCGTGCGCGACATTCGCGGTTTCGCCGCCAAGTTCTACACCGAAGAGGGTGTCTTCGACCTGGTGGGCAACAACACGCCGGTGTTCTTTATTCAGGATGCGCACAAATTCCCTGACTTTGTGCATGCCGTTAAGCCGGAGCCACACAACGAGATCCCGCAGGGCCAGAGCGCCCATGACACCTTCTGGGACTATGTCTCCCTGCAGCCGGAAACCATGCACAACGTGATCTGGGCGATGTCTGACCGTGGCATCCCGCGCAGCTACCGCACCATGGAAGGCTTTGGTATCCATACTTTCCGTCTGATCAACGCCGAAGGCAAAGCGACCTTTGTCCGCTTCCACTGGAAGCCGGTGGCCGGTAAAGCCTCGCTGCTGTGGGACGAGTCGCAGAAACTGACCGGTCGCGATCCCGATTTCCACCGTCGCGACCTCTGGGAAGCGATCGAAGCCGGAGATTTCCCGGAATATGAGCTGGGCCTGCAGCTGATCCCGGAGGAGGATGAGTTCAAATATGACTTCGATATTCTGGATGCCACCAAGCTGATCCCGGAAGCGCTGGTGCCGGTCGAGATCGTCGGCAAGATGGTGCTTAACCGCAACCCGGACAACTTCTTTGCGGAAACCGAGCAGGTGGCCTTCCATCCGGGCCATATCGTTCCGGGTCTGGACTTCTCCAACGATCCGCTGCTGCAGGGCCGTCTCTTCTCCTATACCGACACGCAGATCAGCCGCCTGGGCGGGCCGAACTTCCATGAGATCCCGATCAACCGTCCAACCTGCCCTTACCACAACTTCCAGCGTCAGGGGATGCATCGTCAGGATATTGATACCAATCCGGCGAACTACGAGCCGAACTCCATCAACGATAACTGGCCGCGTGAAACCCCACCGGCGGCGAAAGGCGGCGGCTTCGAGAGCTATCAGGAGCGCGTGGAAGGCCATAAGGTACGTGAGCGCAGCCCGTCATTCGGCGAATACTATGCCCAGCCGCGTCTGTTCTGGAACAGCCAGACGGCGTTCGAGCAGCAGCACATCATCGGTGCCTACTCGTTCGAGCTGAGCAAAGTGGGCCGCACCTATATTCGTGAGCGTGTGGTGGATCATCTGGCGCGCATCGACCTGAAACTGGCGCAGGGCGTGGCGGATAACCTGGGTATCGCGCTGACCGACGAGCAGCGCAACATTCAGCCGCCTGCGGCGGTGAACGGCCTGACTCAGGATGAGAGCCTCAGCCTCTACGCCGTGCCGGGTGGAGAGATCAAAGGCCGCCAGGTGGCGCTGCTGCTCAGCGACGGCGTGAAAGCTGCCGATGTGCTGGCAATCCTGCAGGCGCTGAAGGCGGAAGGCGTTCACGCCAAACTGCTGGCGCCGCACATGGGCCAGGTCCGGGCCGATGATGGTTCGGTGCTGCCGGTGGATGCGACCTTCGCCGGTCTGCCGTCACTGACTTTCGATGCCGTCATCGTGCCGGATGGCAACATCGACGCCCTGCTGTTAAGCGGCGATGCCCGTTACTTCCTGCTGGAGGCC from Pantoea deleyi includes:
- the katE gene encoding catalase HPII, which codes for MSKDTEKKPLSERAPTTGPESSEPGLGSLAPKDGSHQPPAEPTPPGKQPTAPGSLKAPQTHNAKLDQLEASRKNGTHQALTTNQGTRIANDQNSLTAGSRGPTLLEDFILREKITHFDHERIPERIVHARGSAAHGYFQPYRSLTDLTKAQFLSDPEQTTPVFVRFSTVQGGAGSADTVRDIRGFAAKFYTEEGVFDLVGNNTPVFFIQDAHKFPDFVHAVKPEPHNEIPQGQSAHDTFWDYVSLQPETMHNVIWAMSDRGIPRSYRTMEGFGIHTFRLINAEGKATFVRFHWKPVAGKASLLWDESQKLTGRDPDFHRRDLWEAIEAGDFPEYELGLQLIPEEDEFKYDFDILDATKLIPEALVPVEIVGKMVLNRNPDNFFAETEQVAFHPGHIVPGLDFSNDPLLQGRLFSYTDTQISRLGGPNFHEIPINRPTCPYHNFQRQGMHRQDIDTNPANYEPNSINDNWPRETPPAAKGGGFESYQERVEGHKVRERSPSFGEYYAQPRLFWNSQTAFEQQHIIGAYSFELSKVGRTYIRERVVDHLARIDLKLAQGVADNLGIALTDEQRNIQPPAAVNGLTQDESLSLYAVPGGEIKGRQVALLLSDGVKAADVLAILQALKAEGVHAKLLAPHMGQVRADDGSVLPVDATFAGLPSLTFDAVIVPDGNIDALLLSGDARYFLLEAYKHLKVIGLVGDARRFNAQFGLNDGDQEEGIVQGDSAESALMSAFTQAMKAHRVWSRSQKAQSVPA
- the zinT gene encoding metal-binding protein ZinT, with product MANQTGQWIGVIGALLISQQALAHGTHAQGKPLSAMEQKAAEGVFADSDVKDRPLSDWDGLWQSVYPLLQSGELDPVWQKKAQQTPGKTAEAIKDYYRKGYATDVATIGIENGVMEFHVGEQVNACHYRYAGHKILTYTSGKKGVRYLFECQDAGSKAPKFVQFSDHTIGPRKSAHFHIFMGNVSQQALLTEMENWPTYYPYQMTNPQVVDEMLHH